The Rahnella aceris genome contains the following window.
GCCGGGGTCAATCATCACCAGTTTTTTTGCGCCTGGCGGTTTAGGGGCCGGGGCTGATTTGGTGATGTGTTCCTGCTGCGCAGCGCTGGCAGAGCGCGAACCGAATGCGGCAATCGCTAATCCCAGCCCGGACAACAATAGCTGGCGACGTGTGGCGGTGGCAGGCAAAGGCTGGAAATGCAGAAATTTGTTCAGAGGGTTTAACATCAGTCCGTTACCGTCAGAAAAGTGCAGAATGCTCTATGTTATAGAGTATCTTTTTTATAGTTTCGATCTGAGAACTATTACTTTTTATGAATATTGTGTCGTGAATGATGTCATGACCGAATAAATATCCGTTGCAGGAAAGGTGTCACGTTGTTTTATGTGAAGATTTTATCGTTCAAAATGGTTTGTAAAGTCCTCAATTTGTGATTTTGATGTTGCGTATCAAACAGATCACGCGATAATCATATAAACCCCTATCAACAGCGGCGAACAGTGATGGAAATTCGCGTATACCGTCAAGAAGATTTTGAAGAAGTACTGACCTTATGGGAGCGCTGCGATTTATTGCGCCCGTGGAATGATCCTGAGCTGGATATTGAACGTAAAATTAACCACAGCCCGGAGTTTTTCCTGGTGGCGGAAGTCGGTGGTGAAGTGGTAGGCACGCTGATGGGGGGGTATGACGGTCATCGTGGTTCGGCGAATTATCTGGGTGTGCATCCGGATTATCGCGGGCGTGGCATTGCCAATGCGCTGGTTAACCGTCTGGAGAAGAAGTTAATCGCCCGCGGCTGCCCGAAGATGAATTTAATGGTGCGTGCTGAAAACGATGCAGTGGTCAGTATGTATGAAAAACTGGGTTATGAAATTTCGGATACTCTTTTGCTTGGCAAACGTTTGATCGAAGATCAAGAGTACTGAAGCTGTTTCCTCAATAAAAAGCCCCGGCAAGTATGACTTTGCCGGGGCTTTTAGTTTTCTGATTTACTTAATCAATTTTACGCTTTTGACATCCACTTCCACAGAGTTCCAGTCTTTATCGACTTTACCTTCAATGCGGATTTTGTCCTTCGGCGACACGTTCTGTCCCTGCCAGCGTTTGCCGTCAATTTCGACATTGAGTGTGCCGGTATTGTCGCGGAAAATGTATTTATCGTGGTCGATACGCTGATCGATAAACCCTTCCAGCATAACCCACTGATCATCTTTCATGGTTTGCGCATCTTTTACTGTACTCAGCGCCGTGGTGCCAGTGAAACCGCCCTGTGCTGCTGGCTGGGTCTGCGACTCCTGCGCTGACGGGCCGTTAAAGCCACCGGTCTGTTGGGCAAATGCAGTCGC
Protein-coding sequences here:
- a CDS encoding YgiW/YdeI family stress tolerance OB fold protein; protein product: MKKITLATLIALCSATAFAQQTGGFNGPSAQESQTQPAAQGGFTGTTALSTVKDAQTMKDDQWVMLEGFIDQRIDHDKYIFRDNTGTLNVEIDGKRWQGQNVSPKDKIRIEGKVDKDWNSVEVDVKSVKLIK
- a CDS encoding GNAT family acetyltransferase — its product is MEIRVYRQEDFEEVLTLWERCDLLRPWNDPELDIERKINHSPEFFLVAEVGGEVVGTLMGGYDGHRGSANYLGVHPDYRGRGIANALVNRLEKKLIARGCPKMNLMVRAENDAVVSMYEKLGYEISDTLLLGKRLIEDQEY